The DNA sequence CCTTACGGGAGAAATGCTTGATTATCACGATCAAGTTGTTCACTGTGAGTTTGACCATCCTGTACAAGAAGAATGCCCAGAGGACAAAATAAGTGTACCCGCTGCGCTGACGTTCTTCACTGGCCCTGGAGAAGGAGGAAGTTACCGTGCTTATCCGCTCTATACCGAAAGCCCTAATCACGGTCCTCGTGAATTGTTGGTCGATCCGGCCGATGAAGTGGCTTCACCCTTTGGCTGGCATGATGTTGATGGCCAGGAAGGCCATGAGTATACCATCACTCGAGGTAACAACGTACATGCTTACCACGATATCTTCAACCAGAACGAATCGATTGGTGATGAGCCGGATGGGGGAGATTCTCTTTGTTTTGATTTTCCGCTAGACTTAAGTATGGCCCGCCCTTACATGCAGCTTGATGCGGCTACAACGAACCTGTTTTTCTGGAATAATCTCATTCACGATGTCATGTACCAGTATGGTTTTGATGAAGAATCAGGAAACTTCCAGCAGAATAATTACGGTCGAGGCGGAGCGGAAGGTGATTATGTTCAGGCCGAGGCATTAGATGGTAGTGGTACTAACAATGCCAATTTTGGTACGCCCGCAGATGGTGGTCGCCCCCGGATGCAGATGTATCTTTGGGGAGGGAGCTTACCTGTTTTACCTCCTCCGTCGCTAGAAGTGACGGCACCCGAAGCAGTACAGGGCAACTACGAATTTTTACAAGCTACTTTTGGGGGAGATTTGCCAAATGGTTCACCAGAGGTGGAGGTAGTGCTGGTCAGCGATACGATTGGCGTCAGTAGCGATGCTTGCGAACCCATCATCAACGCTGATGAGCTATTCGGAAAGGTTGCTATGATTGATCGGGGAGAATGCCAGTTTGGTTCCAAAGCCTTAGCTGCGCAGGAAGCAGGAGCCGTGGCCGTGATCATCTGTAACAACATCGGTGAACCTATTTTTGCAGCCGCTGGTGGTGATGTCGGAGACCAGGTAAATATCCCTGTGGTTATGATCAGCCTTCAAGATTGTAATGAGTTGAAGCTGGCACTCCCTGGTGTAATGATCCAATTGACAGGTACGGTAGCAGAGGTGCCTCTACCCGGTCCTACTGGCCGAGACAGTGATTTTGATAATGGAGTGATTGTCCACGAATATGGGCACGGTATCTCTAACCGCCTCACCGCAGGTCCTAACCAGGGAGGCTGTTTGTCAAATTTAGAACAAGCTGGCGAAGGTTGGAGTGACTGGTTCGCATTGATCATGACCACTACCTCTGCCGATTTTGCGGAAGAAGCGCGTGGCATTGGCACCTACGCTGATGGTGAGCCCATTACGGGTGGTGGTATCCGCCCATTTCCTTATTCTCGGGACATGACGATTGATCCACATACCTATGCGGATATCAACAGTGTTTCTGTTCCCCACGGCGTTGGTTCCGTGTGGTGTGTTACCATCTGGGACATGTACTGGAACCTGGTGGATGAATACGGTTTTGATGACGACCTATACAATGGTACGGGAGGGAATAACCTTGCTATTCAGTTGGTGATGGATGGTTTGAAATTGCAGCCATGTAATCCTACTTTCATTGAAGCCAGAGATGCAATTTTACAAGCAGATGAAGTAAATAATAATGGTGCTAATCGCTGTCTTATCTGGGAAACTTTTGCCCGCCGAGGCTTAGGCGTGAGTGCTGTTGAAGGAGGAGAAGAAGCATTTGACAAACCCGATACCTGTCCTCCAGCTTTCCGGGTGACCAAATCAGCTGTTGCTGAAACCTTTGCTGGTGATGTGATCACTTACGAGTTGGATATTGTGAATGGCCGTATCAATGCCATCACAGGTGCCGTGGTGCTGGATCAGCTTCCAGAAGGAACGACGCTGGTTGAAGGCAGCTCTGATTGTGACCTTACGGTGGAAGATGGTTTCCTCATTATCAATATTGGGGATGCAGCTAGTGGGCAGGCTTTCACCTGTACCTACCAGTTGCAAACGGATGATGCTGAATTTACTTATCCCGTCTTTGAAGATCGTATTTCGGGAGCGAGTAACTGGGATTTCTCCAGCCTCTTAGGCAGCTCTACCTGGCAGTTGCGCCTTAATAATACCAATACGGGCTTGTTGTCGTTCTTCGCGCGAAGTGTAGAGGAGGTAAGTGATCAGCTTCTGGTTTTAGAACAACCCGTTTTCCTCGACGGTCTCCATCCTGGTTTGGTCTTCTATCACCAGTTCCGTACAGAAACGGATGTTGATGGAGGTGTAGTAGAAATTTCTA is a window from the Lewinella sp. LCG006 genome containing:
- a CDS encoding T9SS-dependent M36 family metallopeptidase, with protein sequence MLKNATILGLAMLFGCQVLLAQVERPLEMADQYLQTHFDNLGLTARDVANYQVSSKVVTKHNKLTHVYLQQSHQDIPVHNAIFNLNIMANGKMLSFGNRFVPDLASKVNTTQPGITPAQAVTAVQTYFGLPIDSGLKLARQMSPREFVFDHIGLALEPINVDLMYQPLDDNVRLVWNVEYYEKTAAHWWMARVDALTGEMLDYHDQVVHCEFDHPVQEECPEDKISVPAALTFFTGPGEGGSYRAYPLYTESPNHGPRELLVDPADEVASPFGWHDVDGQEGHEYTITRGNNVHAYHDIFNQNESIGDEPDGGDSLCFDFPLDLSMARPYMQLDAATTNLFFWNNLIHDVMYQYGFDEESGNFQQNNYGRGGAEGDYVQAEALDGSGTNNANFGTPADGGRPRMQMYLWGGSLPVLPPPSLEVTAPEAVQGNYEFLQATFGGDLPNGSPEVEVVLVSDTIGVSSDACEPIINADELFGKVAMIDRGECQFGSKALAAQEAGAVAVIICNNIGEPIFAAAGGDVGDQVNIPVVMISLQDCNELKLALPGVMIQLTGTVAEVPLPGPTGRDSDFDNGVIVHEYGHGISNRLTAGPNQGGCLSNLEQAGEGWSDWFALIMTTTSADFAEEARGIGTYADGEPITGGGIRPFPYSRDMTIDPHTYADINSVSVPHGVGSVWCVTIWDMYWNLVDEYGFDDDLYNGTGGNNLAIQLVMDGLKLQPCNPTFIEARDAILQADEVNNNGANRCLIWETFARRGLGVSAVEGGEEAFDKPDTCPPAFRVTKSAVAETFAGDVITYELDIVNGRINAITGAVVLDQLPEGTTLVEGSSDCDLTVEDGFLIINIGDAASGQAFTCTYQLQTDDAEFTYPVFEDRISGASNWDFSSLLGSSTWQLRLNNTNTGLLSFFARSVEEVSDQLLVLEQPVFLDGLHPGLVFYHQFRTETDVDGGVVEISINGGEDWEDVGAENFIENGYNSQLLADSGNPLGGRPAFSGASGSAFIRSVVDLSAYAGETVLIRFRFGSNDNGAREGWYVDDISLMGNLVTVTNTACTDNDGEALCSSVTTILNGIIESTENLVQDLPLSLFPNPTSGQFVLSLPQPMTNRVDVQIRSVEGRLLESFQYDNFYRETLDVAYLPAGVYILQFRTEEGLTTRKLIVE